Below is a window of Mycolicibacterium rhodesiae NBB3 DNA.
CGGATCGCGCCGTCGGCCGCCAAGCTGTTCTGCACCGAAATGGTCGGTCAGGTAGCCGATCTCGCGGTGCAGATCCACGGCGGCAGCGGTTACATGCGGGAGGTGACCGTCGAGCGCATCTATCGCGACGTACGTCTGCTGCGACTGTACGAGGGCACCAGCGAAATCCAGCGCCTCATCATCGGGGCCAATCTCGTCAAGACCGCACAGAGGGAGAACACATGAGCGCGCGCCTCACCGGCAGGGTGGCCTTCATCACCGGAGCCGCACGGGGTCAGGGCCGCGCGCACGCGGTTCGGATGGCCAACGAAGGCGCCGACATCATCGCCGTCGACGTGGCGGGTGCATTGCCTCCATCTGTGCCATATCCCCCGGCCACACCGGAGGATCTCGCCGAGACGGCGCGGCTGGTCGAAGCCACCGGGCAGCGAATCCTGACCTACGCCGTCGACACCCGCGACCACGACGGGCTGCGCAAGGTCGTGGATGAAGGTGTCGCCGAACTCGGCCGTCTCGATGTCATCGTCGCCAACGCCGGGATCACTGCCCCGCATGCCTGGAACGAGATCACCCCCGACGAGTGGCGAGACGTCATCGACGTCAACCTCACTGGCACCTGGAACACGGTGATGGCCGGAGCCCAGCACATCGTCGACGGCGGTCGTGGCGGGTCGATCATCCTGATCAGCTCCGCGGCGGGAGTCAAGTTCCAGCCCTTCATGATTCATTACACCGCGAGCAAACACGCCGTCACCGGGATGGCCCGGGCGTTCGCCGCCGAGCTCGGCACGCATTCGATCCGCGTCAACAGCGTGCACCCCGGTCCCGTCGTCACCGAGATGGGTTCGCCGGAGATGGTCGAGGCGATCGCCAAGGCCGCCGAGATCGTCGGCAACAACGCACTGTTGAACGTGCTGACGCCGTTCCTGCCGACCTGGGTGGCTCAGCCCGAAGA
It encodes the following:
- a CDS encoding mycofactocin-coupled SDR family oxidoreductase is translated as MSARLTGRVAFITGAARGQGRAHAVRMANEGADIIAVDVAGALPPSVPYPPATPEDLAETARLVEATGQRILTYAVDTRDHDGLRKVVDEGVAELGRLDVIVANAGITAPHAWNEITPDEWRDVIDVNLTGTWNTVMAGAQHIVDGGRGGSIILISSAAGVKFQPFMIHYTASKHAVTGMARAFAAELGTHSIRVNSVHPGPVVTEMGSPEMVEAIAKAAEIVGNNALLNVLTPFLPTWVAQPEDIADAVCWLASDESKMVTAQAISVDQGSTQF